A region of Pyxidicoccus parkwaysis DNA encodes the following proteins:
- a CDS encoding serine/threonine-protein kinase translates to MERIQSVTGHREEGRAACVVCEATLEGSRCGHCGAAVAPGGYRVLRVISQSVHGRVYLAVDAEGRRVALKELLFALVPGVEQLDAFEREASVLRSLSHPDIPRFVASFQEGSGVGTRLYLVQEFLEGESLLQRLERQRLDEDEAWTLAAQVLETLQALHQRTPALIHRDVKPANLILRPDGRAALVDFGAARHLARDVTHGSTLVGTFGYMPPEQLGGTVEPSSDLYALGATLVHALSGRMPADLLDEGLALSFEQHVRASAPFRAFLQRLLARKRSERFGSAAEALAALHAARAPAPVPQAPTEAATSQPIPPAREAERTASDEAAAQAQATGQGITEGAPLLSKRRRMVRWALVGVSVAGLLVGALLASGVFAPSPVVVVTDPPDAFAPPSGESIVGEPPAPSSPAPPATRLHRNFRTPWPGSGSR, encoded by the coding sequence GTGGAGCGCATCCAGTCAGTAACGGGCCATCGCGAGGAGGGAAGGGCCGCATGCGTGGTGTGCGAGGCCACGCTCGAAGGCTCTCGGTGTGGCCACTGTGGCGCGGCCGTGGCTCCGGGTGGCTACCGGGTGCTGCGGGTCATCTCCCAGTCAGTGCATGGGCGCGTGTACCTCGCGGTGGACGCGGAGGGGCGCAGGGTGGCGTTGAAGGAGCTGCTCTTCGCGCTGGTGCCGGGCGTGGAGCAGTTGGATGCCTTCGAGCGTGAGGCCTCGGTGCTGCGCTCGCTGAGCCACCCGGACATCCCTCGCTTCGTCGCGAGCTTCCAGGAGGGCAGCGGCGTGGGGACGCGGCTGTACCTCGTGCAGGAGTTCCTGGAGGGCGAGTCCCTCCTCCAGCGGCTGGAGCGGCAGCGCCTGGACGAGGACGAGGCGTGGACGCTGGCCGCGCAGGTGTTGGAGACACTCCAAGCCCTGCACCAGCGCACGCCCGCACTCATCCACCGCGACGTGAAGCCGGCCAACCTCATCCTCCGCCCGGACGGGCGCGCGGCGCTGGTGGACTTCGGCGCGGCCCGGCACCTCGCGCGCGACGTGACGCACGGGTCCACGCTGGTCGGCACCTTCGGGTACATGCCGCCGGAGCAGCTCGGCGGGACGGTGGAGCCGTCGAGTGACTTGTACGCCCTGGGCGCCACGCTGGTGCACGCGCTCAGTGGGCGCATGCCGGCGGACCTGCTCGACGAGGGACTGGCCCTGTCCTTCGAGCAGCACGTGCGGGCCTCCGCGCCGTTCCGGGCGTTCCTCCAGCGGTTGCTGGCCCGGAAGCGCTCTGAGCGGTTCGGCTCCGCGGCGGAGGCCCTCGCTGCGCTGCATGCCGCACGTGCCCCGGCTCCAGTGCCGCAGGCCCCCACTGAAGCTGCCACCTCGCAGCCGATTCCCCCGGCGCGGGAGGCTGAGCGCACCGCCTCGGACGAGGCCGCCGCCCAGGCGCAGGCCACGGGGCAGGGCATCACGGAGGGCGCCCCGCTTCTCTCGAAGCGCCGCCGTATGGTGCGTTGGGCCCTCGTGGGCGTGTCCGTGGCCGGGTTGCTCGTCGGCGCGCTCCTCGCGAGCGGCGTCTTCGCTCCCAGCCCTGTCGTGGTGGTGACGGACCCTCCCGATGCCTTCGCTCCCCCCTCGGGAGAGTCCATCGTGGGAGAGCCCCCTGCGCCGTCGAGCCCCGCGCCTCCGGCGACTCGCCTGCACCGGAACTTCCGCACTCCCTGGCCGGGCTCCGGCTCTCGCTAG
- a CDS encoding alpha-2-macroglobulin — protein MFGELRWTPPPWATSVGRAGASTARNGLAKVRQNPKRFALSLLVLVLLAVGADAGYRWYQNRPKPVSYALSATNPPLTKLEDVPQPLPVYLHFSGSVARLEAIGKPVTAGITMTPPVKGEWRWANDQMLTFTPAEDWAVGQEYKVKLDRALFPDHVLLDAYETTLKSPPFSVSISNIEFYEDPRNPTEKRVVATLTFSHAVDPATLVKNLALYAGEEKRGLLGGSSNTVPLNITYDKFKGQAFIQSDLIPIPQNDLQMKLVVSPGVRAARGGEALKEKQDRWVTIPGMFTYFHVGGSEVSLVRNDRYEPEQVLILNLTTGVTEAELRKNLQVWVLPKDRPAKDGQPAVPNAAWGDYGVEVIGEELLPASAKLKLDAVPTDSEFATLHSFRIQADVGRSLYVRLNKGTKSAGGYVLAERYDTVVQVPAFPEEVSILHEGALLSLAGEKKVTVMSRDVKALRFALARVLPDQLNHLITQTEGRFAHPEFSSYRFDEENISESFSEVRPLEGAGRGKAQYAAFDLAPYLAPENAPSQRRGLFFFKVQSWDPEHKTSTGKEDARLLLVTDLGLVVKDNADGSHDVFVQSLGAGTPADGVTVSVLGKNGLPVVSAITDADGHASFPKLTDFVRERTPIVYLARKGEDFAFIPVNRYDRQLNFSRFDVGGVESGATPDRLSAFLFSDRGLYRPGDTFHVALVVKASDWSRPPTGVPLEAAVLDPRGLEVFKKKISLSAVGLESLQYTTEETSPTGNYQVNLYVVKDNKRGSLLGSTSVRVEEFLPDRMRIATRFSAERTEGWVSPKDLKGQVTLKNLFGIPAANRRVSAELSLSPAYPSFRKYPGYLFHDPLRAQRTFTERLEDSSTDDNGEVEFELGLEKYEKATWRVSFLAEGYEAEGGRGVSSEASLLVSPLPYLVGFKPDGSLYYLSQGSSRSVDFIAVDPNLKKLAVQGLTAELIEQRWVSVLTQQSNGTYRYQSVRRDIPVRSRELPLGEAGFKYALSTEQPGDFVVVVKNAEGTELGRVEYSVAGKANLTRALEKNAELEVKLAKQDYAPGDDIELSVKAPYTGAGLITIERDRVYAWKWFKADSTSTVQTIRLPPGLEGNGYVNVTFVRAMDSQEIFMSPLSYGVVPFSVSRASRALQVTLTSADKARPGEPYRIRYKGDRAGKVVVFAVDEGILQVAGYQTPDPLAHFFKKRALEVRTGQILDLLLPEFSVSKAVSAMGGDDEGAAAIGKNLNPFKRKRDKPVAYWSGVVDIDETERDVVYNVPDSFNGELRVMAVAVGAESVGAASKRAIIRGPFVITPSVPTFVAPGDEFNVGVAVANSLEGSGKGAKVTLELKTSEHLEVLGEASRPLDIDEGREASTTFRVRAKSVLGSGTLAFAASMGKERVKQSVDLSVRPAVPFLTSVAGGHLKDGETDVAVTRKMHGAYRTLSVSASPLPLGLARGLSTYLEKYPYGCTEQLVSRAFPAVVLKGRRELMGQGPQVAEDSFATALQTLRTRQNEEGAFGLWAANSYAPTLPGIYALHFLTEAKERGFAVPPEVLNRGLTWLTTLVSHTPQDLGQARNLAYAQYVLTRNGKVSRQSVVALREWLDTNAAETWPTDLTAAYIAATHKLLKQDKEAEAALKKVRLGTPQQADYGALYDGLVYDSQVLYLLSRHFPERLKSVTGDMLVDMTKPIAEERFNSLSSAYAILGLEAYAQALGAQGMPSRSGVALLEKVADSFRPLTIPEGLFPQVAFSEQATGVRVQSSASAPLFFQVTQAGYDLEVPTQPIIQKLEVQRELQGLDGKVVTEVPLGGEVEVHLKLRSVGGDVSHVAITDLLPGGFEVVMEKPAAPSSEEESGESEESSESSEDASDEGEGESYYQEPEPVAGSWVPPVGSDRSSFSPEYVDVREDRVVLYGTVGPSVTEYIYRIKATNTGAFVMPPAFAEGMYDRGVRARSVGTKVTVAAP, from the coding sequence GTGTTCGGAGAGCTTCGCTGGACCCCTCCACCCTGGGCCACCTCGGTCGGCCGCGCCGGTGCCAGTACCGCGCGCAACGGCCTCGCCAAGGTCCGCCAGAACCCCAAGCGCTTCGCGCTGTCGCTGCTCGTGTTGGTGCTGCTCGCCGTGGGCGCGGACGCCGGCTACCGCTGGTACCAGAACCGCCCCAAGCCGGTGAGCTACGCCCTCTCCGCCACCAACCCTCCGCTGACGAAGCTGGAGGACGTGCCCCAGCCGCTGCCGGTGTACCTGCACTTCAGCGGCTCGGTGGCGCGCCTGGAGGCCATCGGCAAGCCCGTCACGGCGGGAATCACGATGACGCCCCCGGTGAAGGGCGAGTGGCGCTGGGCCAATGACCAGATGCTCACCTTCACCCCCGCTGAGGACTGGGCGGTGGGGCAGGAGTACAAGGTCAAGCTGGACCGCGCGCTGTTCCCGGACCACGTCCTGCTGGACGCGTACGAGACGACCCTCAAGTCCCCGCCCTTCTCCGTCTCCATCTCCAACATCGAGTTCTACGAGGACCCGCGCAATCCGACGGAGAAGCGCGTGGTGGCCACGCTGACGTTCTCCCATGCGGTGGACCCGGCGACGCTCGTGAAGAACCTCGCGCTGTACGCGGGCGAGGAGAAGCGCGGGCTGCTCGGTGGGAGCTCCAACACCGTTCCGCTCAACATCACCTACGACAAGTTCAAGGGGCAGGCGTTCATCCAGTCGGACCTCATCCCGATTCCGCAGAACGACTTGCAGATGAAGCTGGTGGTTTCGCCCGGCGTCCGCGCGGCGCGGGGGGGCGAGGCCCTCAAGGAGAAGCAGGACCGCTGGGTCACCATCCCCGGCATGTTCACGTACTTCCACGTGGGCGGCTCCGAAGTCTCGCTCGTGCGCAATGACCGCTACGAGCCGGAGCAGGTGCTGATTCTCAACCTCACCACCGGCGTCACCGAGGCGGAGCTGCGAAAGAATCTCCAGGTCTGGGTGCTCCCCAAGGACCGGCCCGCGAAGGACGGCCAGCCCGCGGTGCCCAACGCCGCGTGGGGCGACTACGGCGTGGAGGTCATCGGCGAGGAGCTGCTGCCCGCCTCCGCGAAGCTGAAGCTGGACGCGGTGCCCACGGACTCGGAGTTCGCCACGCTGCACAGCTTCCGCATCCAGGCGGACGTGGGCCGCTCCCTCTACGTGCGCCTCAACAAGGGCACGAAGTCCGCGGGCGGCTACGTGCTGGCCGAGCGCTACGACACCGTCGTCCAGGTGCCGGCCTTCCCCGAGGAGGTGAGCATCCTCCACGAGGGCGCGCTGCTCAGCCTCGCGGGCGAGAAGAAGGTGACGGTGATGTCGCGCGACGTGAAGGCGCTGCGCTTCGCGCTCGCCCGCGTGCTGCCGGACCAGCTCAACCACCTGATTACGCAGACGGAAGGGCGCTTCGCCCACCCCGAGTTCTCCTCGTACCGGTTCGACGAGGAGAACATCTCCGAGTCGTTCTCCGAGGTGCGCCCGCTGGAGGGCGCCGGCCGGGGCAAGGCGCAGTACGCCGCCTTCGACCTCGCGCCCTACCTCGCGCCGGAGAACGCCCCGTCCCAGCGTCGCGGCCTGTTCTTCTTCAAGGTCCAGAGCTGGGACCCGGAGCACAAGACGTCCACCGGCAAGGAGGACGCGCGGCTCCTGCTGGTGACGGACCTGGGCCTCGTGGTGAAGGACAACGCGGACGGCTCGCATGACGTCTTCGTGCAGAGCCTCGGCGCCGGCACGCCCGCGGACGGCGTGACGGTGAGCGTGCTGGGAAAGAATGGCCTCCCCGTCGTGAGCGCCATCACGGACGCCGACGGCCATGCCTCCTTCCCGAAGCTGACGGACTTCGTGCGTGAGCGCACGCCCATCGTGTACCTGGCGCGCAAGGGCGAGGACTTCGCCTTCATCCCCGTCAACCGTTACGACCGTCAGCTCAACTTCAGCCGCTTCGACGTGGGCGGCGTGGAGAGCGGCGCCACGCCGGACCGGCTCTCCGCGTTCCTCTTCTCCGACCGGGGCCTCTACCGCCCCGGCGACACCTTCCACGTGGCGCTGGTGGTGAAGGCGTCCGACTGGAGCCGCCCGCCCACCGGCGTCCCGCTGGAGGCGGCCGTCCTCGACCCGCGCGGCCTGGAGGTCTTCAAGAAGAAGATTTCCCTCTCCGCCGTGGGCCTGGAGTCGCTCCAGTACACGACGGAGGAGACGTCCCCCACGGGCAACTACCAGGTGAACCTGTACGTGGTGAAGGACAACAAGCGTGGCAGCCTGCTCGGCTCCACGTCGGTGCGCGTGGAGGAGTTCCTCCCGGACCGCATGCGCATCGCCACGCGCTTCAGCGCGGAGCGCACCGAGGGCTGGGTGTCCCCGAAGGACCTCAAGGGCCAGGTGACGCTGAAGAACCTCTTCGGCATTCCCGCCGCCAACCGTCGCGTGTCCGCCGAGCTGTCCCTCTCGCCCGCGTACCCGAGCTTCCGCAAGTACCCCGGCTACCTCTTCCATGACCCGCTGCGCGCCCAGCGCACCTTCACCGAGCGCCTGGAGGACTCCTCCACCGACGACAACGGCGAGGTGGAGTTCGAGCTGGGCCTGGAGAAGTACGAGAAAGCGACGTGGCGCGTGTCCTTCCTCGCGGAGGGCTACGAGGCGGAGGGTGGCCGCGGCGTGTCCTCCGAGGCGTCGCTGCTGGTGTCGCCGCTGCCGTACCTCGTCGGCTTCAAGCCGGACGGCAGCCTGTACTACCTGAGCCAGGGCTCCTCGCGCTCGGTGGACTTCATCGCCGTGGACCCCAATCTGAAGAAGCTGGCGGTGCAGGGCCTCACGGCCGAGCTCATCGAGCAGCGCTGGGTGTCCGTGCTCACGCAGCAGTCCAACGGCACGTACCGCTACCAGTCCGTGCGCCGCGACATCCCGGTGCGCTCGCGCGAGCTGCCGCTGGGCGAGGCGGGCTTCAAGTACGCGCTGTCCACCGAGCAGCCCGGTGACTTCGTGGTGGTGGTGAAGAACGCGGAGGGCACGGAGCTCGGCCGCGTGGAGTACTCCGTGGCGGGCAAGGCCAACCTCACGCGCGCGCTGGAGAAGAACGCGGAGCTGGAGGTGAAGCTCGCGAAGCAGGACTACGCGCCGGGTGACGACATCGAGCTGAGCGTCAAGGCGCCGTACACCGGCGCGGGCCTCATCACCATTGAGCGAGACCGCGTCTACGCGTGGAAGTGGTTCAAGGCGGACTCCACCAGCACCGTGCAGACCATCCGTCTGCCGCCGGGCCTGGAGGGCAACGGCTACGTCAACGTGACGTTCGTGCGCGCCATGGACTCGCAGGAAATCTTCATGAGCCCGCTGAGCTACGGCGTGGTGCCGTTCTCCGTGAGCCGCGCGAGCCGCGCGCTGCAGGTGACGCTCACCAGCGCGGACAAGGCCCGCCCCGGCGAGCCGTACCGCATCCGCTACAAGGGCGACCGCGCCGGCAAGGTGGTGGTCTTCGCGGTGGACGAGGGCATCCTCCAGGTGGCCGGCTACCAGACGCCGGACCCGCTGGCGCACTTCTTCAAGAAGCGCGCGCTGGAGGTGCGCACGGGCCAGATTCTGGACCTGCTGCTGCCCGAGTTCTCCGTGTCCAAGGCCGTGTCCGCCATGGGCGGTGACGACGAGGGCGCGGCGGCGATTGGAAAGAACCTCAACCCCTTCAAGCGCAAGCGCGACAAGCCGGTGGCGTACTGGTCCGGCGTCGTGGACATCGACGAGACGGAGCGGGACGTCGTCTACAACGTGCCCGACTCGTTCAACGGCGAGCTGCGCGTCATGGCCGTCGCCGTGGGCGCGGAGTCGGTGGGCGCGGCGAGCAAGCGCGCCATCATCCGGGGGCCCTTCGTGATTACGCCGAGCGTGCCCACCTTCGTCGCGCCCGGGGACGAGTTCAACGTGGGCGTGGCGGTGGCCAACAGCCTGGAGGGCTCGGGCAAGGGCGCGAAGGTGACGCTGGAGCTGAAGACGTCCGAGCACCTGGAGGTGCTGGGCGAGGCGAGCCGGCCGCTCGACATCGACGAGGGGCGCGAGGCGAGCACGACGTTCCGCGTGCGCGCGAAGTCAGTGCTCGGCTCGGGGACGCTGGCCTTCGCCGCGTCCATGGGCAAGGAGCGCGTGAAGCAGTCGGTGGACCTGAGCGTGCGGCCGGCGGTGCCGTTCCTCACGTCCGTGGCGGGCGGGCACCTGAAGGACGGTGAGACGGACGTCGCGGTGACGCGGAAGATGCACGGCGCCTACCGCACGCTGTCGGTGAGCGCGTCGCCGCTGCCGCTGGGCCTGGCGCGCGGCCTGTCCACGTACCTGGAGAAGTACCCCTACGGGTGCACCGAGCAGCTCGTCAGCCGCGCCTTCCCGGCGGTGGTGCTGAAGGGCCGGCGCGAGCTGATGGGCCAGGGGCCGCAGGTGGCCGAGGACTCCTTCGCCACCGCGCTCCAGACGCTGCGCACGCGGCAGAACGAGGAGGGCGCCTTCGGCCTGTGGGCGGCCAACTCGTACGCGCCCACGCTGCCGGGCATCTACGCGCTGCACTTCCTCACCGAGGCGAAGGAGCGCGGCTTCGCGGTGCCGCCAGAGGTGCTCAACCGGGGCCTCACGTGGCTGACGACGCTCGTGAGCCACACGCCGCAGGACCTGGGGCAGGCGCGCAACCTCGCGTATGCGCAGTACGTCCTCACCCGCAACGGCAAGGTGTCCCGCCAGTCGGTGGTGGCGCTGCGCGAGTGGCTGGACACGAACGCGGCGGAGACGTGGCCCACGGACTTGACGGCCGCGTACATCGCCGCGACGCACAAGCTGCTCAAGCAGGACAAGGAGGCCGAGGCCGCGCTGAAGAAGGTGCGCCTGGGGACGCCGCAGCAGGCGGACTACGGCGCGCTCTATGACGGGCTCGTCTACGACTCGCAGGTGCTGTACCTGTTGTCGCGCCACTTCCCGGAGCGGCTCAAGTCCGTCACCGGCGACATGCTGGTGGACATGACGAAGCCCATCGCCGAGGAGCGCTTCAACTCGCTGTCCTCCGCGTACGCCATCCTCGGCCTGGAGGCGTATGCCCAGGCGCTGGGCGCGCAGGGCATGCCGTCTCGCAGCGGGGTGGCCCTCCTGGAGAAGGTGGCGGACTCGTTCCGCCCGCTCACGATTCCCGAGGGGCTCTTCCCTCAGGTGGCCTTCTCCGAGCAGGCCACCGGCGTGCGCGTGCAGAGCTCCGCGAGCGCGCCGCTCTTCTTCCAGGTGACGCAGGCGGGCTACGACCTGGAGGTGCCCACGCAGCCCATCATCCAGAAGCTGGAGGTGCAGCGCGAGCTGCAAGGGCTGGACGGCAAGGTGGTGACGGAGGTGCCGCTGGGCGGCGAGGTGGAGGTGCACCTCAAGCTGCGCTCGGTGGGCGGTGACGTCTCCCACGTGGCGATTACGGACCTGCTGCCCGGTGGCTTCGAGGTGGTGATGGAGAAGCCCGCCGCGCCTTCCTCCGAGGAGGAGTCCGGGGAGTCCGAGGAGTCGTCCGAGAGCTCCGAGGACGCGTCCGACGAAGGCGAGGGCGAGTCCTACTACCAGGAGCCGGAGCCCGTCGCGGGCAGCTGGGTGCCGCCGGTGGGCAGCGACCGCTCCTCGTTCTCGCCCGAGTACGTGGACGTGCGCGAGGACCGGGTGGTGCTCTACGGCACGGTGGGGCCCAGCGTCACCGAGTACATCTACCGCATCAAGGCGACCAACACGGGCGCCTTCGTCATGCCGCCGGCCTTCGCCGAGGGCATGTATGACCGCGGCGTGCGGGCGCGCTCGGTGGGCACGAAGGTGACGGTGGCCGCGCCGTGA
- the pbpC gene encoding penicillin-binding protein 1C, translating into MKQRWLRRVLLAVLGLAVLYAAVPRPPLREGLGFSQAVTDREGRLLRLTLSPDEKYRLWVPLERIPSTLVEATLLHEDQHFREHFGVNPVAVGRAVWNTYVARGRRMGGSTLTMQLARIRYGIESRTPTGKVWQMLRALQLECTYSKDEILEAYLNLAPYGRNVEGVGAASLVYFAKDVERLSLAEALTLAVVPQSPARRDPGKDAGALTAARMRLFERWLEPHPEDAERRALLSQPLPVRTPEELPFLAPHFVGRALRASPVGSSVKSTLDLSMQKLLERHLRQYVERRREVGIRNAAAMLVDWRTLEVRAAVGSADFFDEGIDGQVDGTQAKRSPGSALKPFIYGLGFDQGLIHPRTMLKDASTGFRGYDPENFDGEFVGPLAAEEALVRSRNIPAVALARQLRAPGLYGFLQQAGVTGLREESYYGLSLALGSAEVSMVELVELYAMLANGGLLRPLRLSVDAPRDEGTRMLSAQSSFMVLDSLSKGPRPAQAFRAEWARDTVPVSWKTGTSTGFRDAWSVGVVGPYVVAVWVGNFDGQPNPAFVGQTAAAPLMFEVVDSLRAKDPDVRRVHPTPPPGVSRVQVCALSGGIPGAHCHRKTSTWFVPGVSPIRACDVHREVLVDTRTGLRTCVPGPSTRTQVFEFWSSDLLRLFQKAGLPRRVPPAEDATCGLEQRASAGTAPQITTPEEGVDYNLRVSAKEPQTVPLAVVTDADVRRVFWFVDEQLVGTAPRGEPLHWAARPGTYVVRAVDDQGRSDARTLTVRLVP; encoded by the coding sequence GTGAAGCAGCGGTGGTTGCGCCGGGTGTTGCTGGCGGTGCTGGGGCTCGCGGTGCTGTACGCCGCGGTGCCCCGGCCGCCGCTGCGCGAGGGGCTGGGCTTCTCGCAGGCGGTGACAGACCGCGAGGGGCGGCTGCTCCGGCTCACCCTGTCGCCGGACGAGAAGTACCGGCTCTGGGTGCCGCTGGAGCGGATTCCCTCCACCCTCGTGGAGGCCACGCTGCTCCACGAGGACCAGCACTTCCGAGAGCACTTCGGCGTCAACCCCGTGGCGGTGGGCCGTGCCGTGTGGAACACGTACGTCGCGCGCGGGCGCCGCATGGGCGGCTCCACGCTCACCATGCAGCTCGCGCGCATCCGCTACGGAATCGAGTCGCGCACGCCCACCGGCAAGGTGTGGCAGATGCTGCGGGCGCTCCAACTGGAGTGCACGTACTCGAAGGACGAAATCCTGGAGGCGTACCTCAACCTCGCGCCCTACGGCCGCAACGTGGAGGGTGTGGGGGCCGCGAGCCTCGTCTACTTCGCGAAGGACGTGGAGAGATTGTCCTTGGCGGAAGCGCTCACCCTGGCCGTCGTCCCGCAGAGCCCCGCGCGAAGGGACCCGGGCAAGGACGCCGGTGCGCTGACGGCGGCGAGGATGCGCCTCTTCGAGCGGTGGTTGGAGCCGCACCCGGAGGACGCCGAGCGGCGGGCCCTGCTGTCGCAGCCGCTCCCGGTGCGCACGCCGGAGGAATTGCCCTTCCTCGCGCCGCACTTCGTGGGCCGGGCGCTGCGCGCCAGTCCCGTGGGCTCCAGCGTGAAGAGCACGTTGGACTTGTCGATGCAGAAGCTGCTGGAGCGCCACCTGCGGCAGTACGTGGAGCGGCGGCGGGAGGTGGGCATCCGCAACGCGGCGGCGATGCTGGTGGACTGGCGCACGCTGGAGGTGCGCGCGGCGGTGGGCTCGGCGGACTTCTTCGACGAGGGCATCGACGGTCAGGTGGACGGCACGCAGGCGAAGCGCTCACCGGGCTCGGCGCTCAAGCCGTTCATCTACGGACTGGGCTTCGACCAGGGGCTCATCCACCCGCGCACCATGCTGAAGGACGCGTCCACCGGCTTCCGGGGGTATGACCCGGAGAACTTCGACGGGGAGTTCGTCGGGCCGCTGGCGGCGGAGGAGGCGCTGGTGCGCAGCCGCAACATCCCCGCGGTGGCGCTGGCAAGGCAGCTCCGCGCGCCCGGGCTGTATGGCTTTCTCCAGCAGGCGGGCGTCACCGGGCTGCGCGAGGAGTCGTACTACGGGCTGTCGCTCGCGTTGGGCTCGGCCGAGGTGTCCATGGTGGAGCTGGTGGAGCTGTACGCCATGCTCGCCAATGGAGGACTGCTCCGCCCGCTGCGCCTGTCCGTGGACGCGCCGCGCGACGAGGGCACGCGGATGCTGAGCGCCCAGTCCAGCTTCATGGTGCTGGACTCGCTGTCGAAGGGGCCTCGGCCCGCACAGGCCTTCCGCGCGGAGTGGGCGCGGGACACGGTGCCGGTGTCGTGGAAGACGGGCACGTCGACGGGCTTTCGCGACGCGTGGAGCGTGGGCGTGGTGGGGCCGTACGTGGTGGCGGTGTGGGTGGGCAACTTCGACGGACAGCCCAACCCGGCCTTCGTGGGGCAGACGGCCGCCGCGCCGCTGATGTTCGAGGTGGTGGACTCGCTGCGCGCGAAGGACCCGGACGTGAGGCGCGTTCATCCAACGCCTCCGCCCGGTGTCAGCCGCGTGCAGGTATGTGCGCTGTCGGGCGGCATTCCCGGAGCGCACTGCCACCGGAAGACGAGCACCTGGTTCGTTCCCGGTGTCTCTCCCATCCGCGCATGTGACGTGCACCGCGAGGTGCTGGTGGACACGCGCACGGGCCTGAGGACGTGCGTGCCCGGGCCTTCCACGCGCACGCAGGTGTTCGAGTTCTGGTCGTCCGACTTGCTGCGCCTGTTCCAGAAGGCGGGCCTGCCAAGGCGCGTGCCTCCCGCGGAGGACGCGACGTGCGGACTGGAGCAGCGCGCGAGCGCGGGCACCGCGCCGCAAATCACCACTCCGGAAGAGGGCGTGGACTACAACCTGCGCGTGTCGGCGAAGGAGCCGCAGACAGTGCCGCTGGCGGTGGTGACGGACGCGGACGTGCGGCGGGTGTTCTGGTTCGTGGACGAGCAGCTCGTGGGCACCGCGCCCCGGGGCGAGCCCCTGCACTGGGCCGCGCGGCCGGGCACGTACGTGGTGCGCGCGGTGGACGACCAGGGGCGCTCGGACGCGCGGACGTTGACGGTGCGGCTGGTGCCTTGA